AATCGATCCCGTACATCCTCGAAGAGATCGCTTCGCTTCTCGAAATCAAGGGTGAGAACCCTTTCAAGTCCAGGGCGTACTATAACGCGGCAAAGATCCTATCGGGCGTCGATGATCTCGATCGCGTGATAAAAGAGAAAAAGCTTCAAGACATCAAGGGGATTGGGGAAGCCATAGCTGCCAAGATCGAGGAGTATTCACAAACAGGCAGAATGTCCTATCTCGAGGAATTGAAAAAGGAAGTGCCCGAATCGCTTCTGGAGCTTATGCAGATACCCAATCTGGGACCAAAGAAAATCAAAGTCCTCTATGACGATCTCGGAATCACCAATGTGGGGGAGCTCGAATACGCCTGTAAGGAAAACCGGCTTGTAAACCTTAGCGGCTTCGGCGAGAAGACACAGGAAAAGATCCTTAAGGGCATAGAATTTGTGGGACGTCACAAGGGTGAATACCTTGTTGGAGACGTCTATCCTCTTGCGCACGGTATTAAAGAAAAACTCGAGAAGGAGGCCAAAGGCAGCGCCGTAGAAGTATGCGGGAGCATCAGAAGGCGGAAAGAGATCGTGAGGGACATTGACATACTTGTGGGTGGCGGCGATGCGGAGCGTATCTCATCGTTCTTTGCGTCGTTGCCTGAAGTGGAAGATGTACTGGTCTCGGGTGAGACCAAGACCTCCTGTCGCCTCAAGTCCGGTATCGAGGCGGATCTCAGAGTGGTCGGCGAAAAGCAGTTTCCCTATGCCCTCTTGTATTTCACCGGGAACAAAGAGCATAATGTGAAATTGAGGGGCATTGCCAAAAAGAAAGGTCTCAAACTCAACGAATATGGGCTCTTTAAGGGTGAAGATCTTCTTCACCTGAAGGACGAAGAAGAAATTTATAAGAAGCTCGGGCTCGCCTATATCGAGCCCGAGCTTCGCGAGGATACCGGTGAGATAGAAGCTGCCGAGCAAGGAAAACTCCCCGAGCTCGTGGATATAAAGGATATAAAAGGCACCTTCCACGTGCACACCGAGTTCAGTGACGGCGTAGATTCAATCGAGAAAATGGTGGAGGCGGCCAAGCACCTTGGACTCACCTATATCGGTATTTCGGACCACAGTAAGAGCGCATATTACGCGGGAGGTTTGAAATACGAGGATCTGCGCCGCCAGTGGGAGATCAT
Above is a genomic segment from Syntrophorhabdaceae bacterium containing:
- the polX gene encoding DNA polymerase/3'-5' exonuclease PolX: MAVKSIPYILEEIASLLEIKGENPFKSRAYYNAAKILSGVDDLDRVIKEKKLQDIKGIGEAIAAKIEEYSQTGRMSYLEELKKEVPESLLELMQIPNLGPKKIKVLYDDLGITNVGELEYACKENRLVNLSGFGEKTQEKILKGIEFVGRHKGEYLVGDVYPLAHGIKEKLEKEAKGSAVEVCGSIRRRKEIVRDIDILVGGGDAERISSFFASLPEVEDVLVSGETKTSCRLKSGIEADLRVVGEKQFPYALLYFTGNKEHNVKLRGIAKKKGLKLNEYGLFKGEDLLHLKDEEEIYKKLGLAYIEPELREDTGEIEAAEQGKLPELVDIKDIKGTFHVHTEFSDGVDSIEKMVEAAKHLGLTYIGISDHSKSAYYAGGLKYEDLRRQWEIIDARNAREKTFRILKGIESDILPDGSLDYDEEILKQFDFVIGSVHSSFQLKKDDQEARIIRAMESPHMTMLGHPTGRLLLSRDGYNVDMHTIIDAAARTRTMIELNASPYRLDIDWRYLKYARDKGVMISINPDAHAAQGLTEIFYGVGIARKGWLTSRDVLNTRTADEIVSTLKRHKSL